In Phormidium yuhuli AB48, one genomic interval encodes:
- a CDS encoding serine hydrolase — MYNVTSLPQFSSSSELDRIVEELVNLAASRGLSTRSLSIHLIDLNRRTEASYQSDVFRYPASIPKLFWLVSLYGLQANGQIPRQPVDFPLNGCRTDVCKMAQKSDNEAASRVVDLISNTTSSQLDVGYDTWLKRRYSINEFFENAGYQGLDISQKNFPIPYLEMSLPKGRDLQMRGNLNNPDRNRLTARQTARLMYELAAELAVSSEDSREMLMLLEQNLDPNVWGPEEYDAIQGFFGEGIFQHRDRIRFYSKVGWTQEGRMEVAFIQDSSGRAYILSVFGEGSDYGDDWEIFKQISERVYSQLVF, encoded by the coding sequence ATTTATAACGTAACCAGTTTACCCCAATTTTCATCCAGTTCAGAACTGGATCGCATCGTCGAAGAACTGGTTAACCTAGCCGCATCCCGAGGACTATCAACTCGGTCGCTATCCATCCATTTAATAGACTTAAATCGGCGAACAGAGGCGAGTTATCAAAGTGACGTATTTCGCTATCCTGCTAGTATCCCTAAACTCTTCTGGCTTGTCTCCTTGTATGGATTACAAGCTAATGGACAAATTCCTCGCCAACCGGTGGACTTTCCCTTAAACGGCTGTCGAACCGATGTCTGTAAAATGGCGCAAAAATCAGACAACGAAGCGGCCAGTCGAGTTGTTGACTTAATCAGCAACACAACTTCTAGTCAGCTTGACGTTGGTTATGACACCTGGCTAAAACGCCGATATTCAATCAACGAGTTTTTCGAAAATGCCGGCTATCAGGGATTAGATATTAGCCAAAAAAACTTTCCCATTCCCTACCTAGAGATGAGTCTTCCTAAGGGACGGGATTTACAGATGCGAGGAAATCTCAATAATCCCGATCGCAACCGTCTCACAGCTAGACAAACTGCCCGACTGATGTACGAACTAGCGGCGGAACTGGCAGTTTCTTCTGAAGACTCTCGGGAAATGCTGATGTTGTTAGAACAAAACTTAGATCCCAATGTTTGGGGGCCGGAAGAGTATGACGCTATTCAAGGATTTTTCGGGGAAGGGATTTTTCAACATCGCGATCGTATCAGGTTTTACTCCAAAGTGGGTTGGACGCAAGAAGGTCGAATGGAAGTGGCATTTATCCAAGATTCTAGCGGTCGTGCCTACATCCTATCCGTATTTGGGGAAGGGTCAGACTATGGAGACGATTGGGAGATTTTTAAGCAAATTTCTGAACGAGTGTATTCACAGCTAGTTTTCTAA
- a CDS encoding protein kinase domain-containing protein, with protein MDKLPLIKDRYQVIRHLGSGGFGETFLAEDTQMPSGRRCVVKRLKPIADNSQIYQLVQERFQREAAILEELGGHHRQIPTLYGYFRDDDHFYLVQEYIEGETLSGYLQHQGRLSESTVREILVSLLLVLEYVHSKKIVHRDIKPDNIILRSGSLEPVLLDFGAVKETMGTVVTEGGHATRSVVVGTPGFMPSEQAGGRPVYSSDLYALGLTAIYALTGKIPDELESDPMTGIVLWRPYASGVTPTFASILDRAIQPHAPHRFPIARQMWEALTQQSLSQTPVIMGEYPSEQPVPVTGVPGNSSNYPPATAISQPIASATQVSQPPGIAPTPVPASSGMPEWQKAALTGGVIGLFFIAALLVLRPSFNNGDSGGTTADSGGVTESSVAGGDTVNELDESENSTSENPPDVAPEATPIPTPEPPPPASTPPPTPVPPPPTPVPQGQITQEQAVATINSWLSAKSQMFAPPYRRDVAQNLTTGPLLEDLLKADGSISWLQNNNAYYQYGVQRIESIERFVDSGNRATIEVSITEDATLFKDGRADPSNTYFTTRRFKYILERIGNRVKVFDYQSLD; from the coding sequence ATGGATAAGTTACCTCTGATTAAAGACCGCTACCAGGTCATTCGTCATTTAGGGTCGGGGGGGTTTGGGGAGACATTTTTGGCGGAAGACACCCAAATGCCCTCAGGTCGTCGCTGTGTGGTCAAACGCCTCAAACCCATTGCCGACAACTCTCAGATTTATCAACTGGTCCAAGAGCGATTTCAACGAGAAGCGGCGATTTTAGAAGAATTGGGCGGTCATCACCGGCAAATCCCCACCCTCTACGGATATTTTCGGGATGACGACCATTTTTATTTAGTGCAGGAGTATATTGAAGGGGAAACCCTCTCGGGGTATCTTCAGCATCAGGGACGACTCAGTGAAAGTACCGTCCGAGAAATTCTCGTGAGTCTGCTACTGGTATTGGAGTACGTTCATAGCAAAAAAATTGTTCACCGAGATATTAAGCCCGATAATATCATTCTGCGAAGCGGGAGCCTAGAGCCGGTGTTACTGGATTTTGGGGCGGTGAAGGAAACCATGGGAACGGTGGTCACGGAAGGGGGACATGCGACTCGGTCTGTGGTAGTGGGAACTCCTGGTTTTATGCCGAGTGAACAGGCCGGCGGTCGTCCCGTGTATAGTAGTGACCTCTATGCGTTGGGATTGACAGCGATTTATGCCTTGACAGGCAAAATACCCGATGAGTTAGAGAGTGACCCCATGACGGGAATCGTCCTCTGGAGACCTTACGCCTCTGGAGTGACTCCCACCTTTGCTAGCATTCTTGACCGCGCCATTCAACCTCATGCGCCTCATCGCTTTCCTATTGCCCGTCAGATGTGGGAAGCTCTGACGCAACAATCTCTGTCTCAAACTCCAGTCATTATGGGGGAATATCCTTCCGAACAACCGGTTCCGGTAACAGGTGTTCCTGGAAATTCATCAAACTATCCACCAGCAACAGCGATCTCACAACCGATTGCTTCTGCAACCCAAGTGTCTCAACCTCCAGGTATTGCGCCTACACCCGTTCCAGCTTCTTCAGGAATGCCGGAATGGCAAAAAGCCGCGTTGACGGGGGGAGTGATTGGACTATTCTTTATCGCTGCATTGCTGGTTTTACGGCCGAGTTTTAATAATGGAGACTCAGGCGGGACTACAGCCGACTCCGGTGGTGTTACAGAGTCCTCGGTTGCTGGAGGAGACACTGTTAATGAGTTAGACGAATCAGAAAATTCTACCTCAGAAAATCCTCCCGACGTAGCCCCTGAAGCTACACCAATTCCTACACCTGAGCCACCCCCACCAGCATCTACGCCTCCACCTACCCCGGTTCCGCCTCCACCTACCCCGGTTCCGCAAGGTCAAATCACTCAGGAACAAGCTGTTGCAACTATTAATAGTTGGCTGAGTGCCAAATCGCAAATGTTTGCACCTCCTTACCGTCGAGATGTTGCTCAAAATTTAACGACAGGGCCTTTGTTAGAAGATTTACTGAAAGCCGATGGTTCAATTAGCTGGTTACAAAATAATAATGCTTACTATCAATATGGCGTACAACGTATTGAATCAATTGAACGTTTTGTGGATAGTGGAAATCGTGCAACAATTGAAGTGTCAATCACTGAAGATGCAACTTTATTTAAGGATGGTCGTGCTGATCCCAGTAATACTTACTTCACCACAAGACGCTTTAAGTACATCCTTGAGCGCATTGGAAATCGAGTCAAAGTTTTTGATTATCAATCTCTTGACTAA
- a CDS encoding serine/threonine protein kinase produces MDKLPLIKDRYQVIRHLGSGGFGETFLAEDTQMPSGRRCVVKRLKPIADNSQIYQLVQERFQREAAILEELGGHHRQIPTLYGYFRDDDHFYLVQEYIEGETLSGYLQHQGRLSESTVREILVSLLLVLEYVHSKKIVHRDIKPDNIILRSGSLEPVLLDFGAVKETMGTVVTEGGHATRSVVVGTPGFMPSEQAGGRPVYSSDLYALGLTAIYALTGKIPDELESDPMTGIVLWRPYASGVTPTFASILDRAIQPHAPHRFPIARQMWEALTQQSPSQAAIPATAVSDSQNTLVVSPTAVSQPPAIAPTPVPASAGMSDWAKAALTGAVMGVVLIGGLVLYQPNGNSPPEPEDSQPEATTTDSHDAGESPGNYDVNEDRTTSEVIATETAASMPESRAVPESRAVPTADSSQGAVNPPTPRTFRPSAVTRVEEQYRLVSHRQYQEAWSRLHENFRGNRSIFTNGYNSYADWWDTVSHAEAQNPQVIEQTDDRAVVNTQVRLQMRTGEMVYEPREITLLWNQEAEAWMISQTRLLN; encoded by the coding sequence ATGGATAAGTTACCTCTGATTAAAGACCGCTACCAGGTCATTCGTCATTTAGGGTCGGGGGGGTTTGGGGAGACATTTTTGGCGGAAGACACCCAAATGCCCTCAGGTCGTCGCTGTGTGGTCAAACGCCTCAAACCCATTGCCGACAACTCTCAGATTTATCAACTGGTCCAAGAGCGATTTCAACGAGAAGCGGCGATTTTAGAAGAATTGGGCGGTCATCACCGGCAAATCCCCACCCTCTACGGATATTTTCGGGATGACGACCATTTTTATTTAGTGCAGGAGTATATTGAAGGGGAAACCCTCTCGGGGTATCTTCAGCATCAGGGACGACTCAGTGAAAGTACCGTCCGAGAAATTCTCGTGAGTCTGCTACTGGTATTGGAGTACGTTCATAGCAAAAAAATTGTTCACCGAGATATTAAGCCCGATAATATCATTCTGCGAAGCGGGAGCCTAGAGCCGGTGTTACTGGATTTTGGGGCGGTGAAGGAAACCATGGGAACGGTGGTCACGGAAGGGGGACATGCGACTCGGTCTGTGGTAGTGGGAACTCCTGGTTTTATGCCGAGTGAACAGGCCGGCGGTCGTCCCGTGTATAGTAGTGACCTCTATGCGTTGGGATTGACAGCGATTTATGCCTTGACAGGCAAAATACCCGATGAGTTAGAGAGTGACCCCATGACGGGAATCGTCCTCTGGAGACCTTACGCCTCTGGAGTGACTCCCACCTTTGCTAGCATTCTTGACCGCGCCATTCAACCTCATGCGCCTCATCGCTTTCCTATTGCCCGTCAGATGTGGGAAGCTCTGACCCAACAATCCCCGTCTCAAGCCGCCATTCCCGCCACGGCAGTGTCTGACTCCCAGAATACCCTCGTCGTCAGTCCCACAGCGGTCTCTCAACCGCCGGCTATTGCCCCTACACCCGTGCCAGCTTCTGCGGGAATGTCGGATTGGGCCAAAGCGGCATTAACTGGGGCAGTCATGGGAGTAGTTTTAATTGGGGGATTGGTGCTCTATCAGCCTAATGGTAATTCTCCTCCTGAACCTGAAGATTCTCAGCCTGAAGCCACAACCACTGATAGCCATGATGCGGGTGAGTCCCCAGGAAATTATGACGTCAATGAAGACCGGACGACCTCTGAGGTGATAGCAACTGAAACAGCTGCCTCGATGCCTGAATCGAGAGCTGTGCCTGAATCGAGAGCTGTCCCCACGGCCGACAGCTCTCAAGGTGCCGTCAACCCACCAACGCCAAGGACATTCAGACCCTCAGCCGTCACCAGGGTAGAAGAACAATACAGACTCGTGAGTCACCGTCAATATCAAGAAGCCTGGAGTCGATTACATGAGAACTTTAGAGGTAATCGGTCAATTTTCACCAATGGCTATAACTCCTATGCCGACTGGTGGGATACAGTGAGCCACGCGGAGGCTCAGAACCCTCAGGTGATTGAGCAGACCGATGATAGGGCCGTGGTCAATACCCAGGTAAGACTACAGATGAGAACGGGGGAAATGGTTTATGAACCCCGAGAAATTACGCTCCTTTGGAATCAAGAGGCTGAAGCTTGGATGATTAGCCAAACAAGATTATTAAATTAG
- a CDS encoding ATP-binding cassette domain-containing protein codes for MTSSKTTLVNQSPAYLEFNFQGKVKKFSLMGDRLTFGRAPEVDLTLEGDEWAAVSRLHGTLTREGDTYSIYDGVLQGQDHKFSRNGLLYGQRRVGTYQPHILQDGDELQIGQDPQNLVRLKYINPNAPRHQDTSTIAKSISLKHRSLEIGRDPALQGSNLYLEAPVISRRHAIIDNSGSGYVLYDKSTNGIFITRYGKVFKARNQESLQDGDLIRIGPYALILKGDELLLEGRGDGLRIDAIQLSRQVPRHPENFWEQIQVALGQKIPAKFSLLNNVSVPLEPGQLVALVGGSGAGKSTLLETLLGIRPVDYGNIYLNSDDLRHNFNIYRTQIGYVPQQDIVHRNLSVTQVLTFAAQLRLPPDTDEGAIAQIVQKTLKTVALSDRSNSLVSKLSGGQLKRVSIAVELLANPKLFFLDEPTSGLDPGLDKKVMELLRDLAKEENRTVALVTHATANITLCDRVAFMGRGGNLCYFGDPEQAIPFFNDFVKSQGHHYELDGFAEIYIELDKPPEENQGIKPEAYCQRCAEFFRNHPSYQTYVERQLGPLNGSPSGITPQSPKTVSGKSSAPQNQSPQQATPSPWGQISVLLQRDIQLVFADKFNLALALLTAPIGIGLITFAIRDREPFILPTGPDPTLAPLALRVLFVFTCAAIWVGLSGSLQTIVRESAIYLRERLVNLGLVPYLGSKVLVLGGLALIQTLLMTAVILLGFQSPEPQLISWTMGVSVTTFLTLLTSGCLGLAVSCFVSNETQANTALPLLLLPQIIFSGVLFTMEGVAKFISWAMLSRWSVGAYGALVNVNEMVPEPQTYPDGTEIPQAFEISPVYDADWSNLGLNWAILGVHAGVYLAIALWQLKRKDTL; via the coding sequence ATGACTTCTAGTAAAACCACTCTGGTCAATCAATCTCCTGCTTATTTGGAGTTCAACTTTCAGGGAAAGGTGAAGAAGTTTTCCCTCATGGGCGATCGCCTGACCTTTGGACGGGCCCCTGAGGTGGATTTAACCTTAGAAGGGGATGAATGGGCAGCCGTGTCCCGTCTCCATGGGACTCTCACTCGTGAAGGAGATACCTACAGCATTTATGACGGGGTTCTCCAAGGACAAGACCACAAGTTTAGTCGTAACGGACTTCTCTATGGTCAGCGACGGGTCGGAACCTATCAACCCCATATTCTCCAAGATGGCGATGAGTTACAAATTGGTCAAGACCCCCAGAATTTAGTTCGTCTCAAGTATATCAATCCCAATGCCCCTCGGCATCAGGACACTTCGACGATTGCTAAATCAATTTCCTTAAAACATCGCTCCTTAGAAATCGGTCGTGACCCTGCGTTACAGGGGTCTAATTTATATCTAGAGGCACCGGTCATTTCCCGACGTCATGCCATCATCGATAATTCAGGATCGGGCTATGTTCTCTATGATAAAAGTACTAACGGTATTTTTATTACTCGCTACGGTAAAGTTTTTAAGGCTAGAAATCAAGAAAGTTTACAGGATGGAGACTTGATTCGCATCGGTCCCTACGCCCTCATCCTCAAAGGAGATGAGTTACTCCTAGAAGGTCGTGGGGATGGCTTGCGGATTGATGCAATTCAACTGTCCCGTCAAGTTCCTCGACATCCCGAAAATTTCTGGGAACAAATCCAAGTTGCTCTGGGACAAAAAATACCGGCAAAATTCTCTCTACTTAATAATGTTTCAGTTCCCCTTGAACCGGGTCAACTCGTGGCCTTAGTGGGAGGAAGTGGGGCGGGAAAATCGACGTTATTAGAAACCCTGTTAGGGATTCGTCCAGTTGATTATGGCAATATTTATCTTAATAGTGATGACTTACGGCACAATTTTAATATCTATCGCACCCAAATTGGCTATGTTCCTCAACAGGATATTGTCCATCGTAATTTGAGCGTGACTCAAGTGTTGACCTTTGCGGCCCAGTTGCGGCTTCCTCCAGATACCGATGAGGGGGCGATCGCCCAAATTGTCCAAAAAACCCTGAAAACCGTGGCCCTGAGCGATCGCAGCAACAGTCTCGTCAGCAAACTCAGTGGCGGACAACTCAAACGGGTGAGTATCGCCGTGGAACTCCTGGCCAATCCCAAACTCTTCTTCCTCGACGAACCCACCTCAGGCCTCGATCCCGGCCTCGACAAAAAAGTGATGGAACTGTTGCGAGACTTAGCCAAAGAAGAAAATCGCACCGTGGCCCTCGTCACCCACGCCACCGCCAATATCACCCTCTGCGATCGCGTCGCCTTCATGGGCCGAGGGGGGAATCTCTGTTACTTCGGCGACCCCGAGCAAGCCATACCATTTTTTAATGATTTTGTCAAGTCTCAAGGTCATCATTATGAACTCGACGGCTTTGCAGAAATCTACATCGAACTGGACAAGCCTCCAGAAGAGAATCAGGGAATTAAACCCGAAGCCTACTGTCAACGCTGCGCCGAATTTTTCCGCAACCATCCCAGCTACCAAACCTACGTCGAACGCCAATTAGGCCCCCTCAACGGTTCCCCCTCCGGGATAACCCCCCAATCCCCCAAAACCGTTAGCGGGAAATCCTCCGCCCCCCAAAACCAGAGTCCTCAACAAGCCACCCCCTCCCCCTGGGGACAAATCTCAGTCCTCTTACAACGGGATATCCAATTAGTTTTTGCCGATAAATTCAACCTAGCCTTAGCCCTTTTAACCGCCCCGATTGGCATTGGTTTAATCACCTTTGCCATTCGCGATCGCGAACCCTTCATTTTGCCCACAGGCCCCGATCCCACCCTAGCACCCTTAGCCTTGCGGGTCTTATTTGTCTTCACCTGCGCCGCCATTTGGGTGGGCTTATCCGGCTCCCTACAAACCATCGTACGAGAGTCGGCTATTTATCTGCGAGAGCGATTAGTCAACCTAGGATTAGTCCCCTATTTAGGCTCCAAAGTTCTCGTCTTAGGGGGACTGGCTCTGATCCAAACCTTACTGATGACCGCTGTCATTCTCCTGGGCTTCCAATCTCCTGAACCTCAGCTCATTTCTTGGACCATGGGAGTGAGTGTCACCACCTTTTTAACCCTCCTCACCAGTGGTTGTCTCGGCTTAGCCGTCTCCTGTTTTGTCAGCAACGAAACCCAAGCCAATACCGCCCTCCCCTTACTTTTGCTTCCTCAAATTATCTTTTCCGGCGTCTTATTCACCATGGAGGGTGTCGCCAAATTTATCTCCTGGGCCATGTTGAGTCGTTGGTCTGTGGGAGCCTATGGAGCCTTAGTAAACGTGAATGAGATGGTTCCCGAACCGCAAACCTATCCCGATGGAACCGAGATTCCCCAAGCCTTTGAAATCAGCCCCGTCTATGACGCTGATTGGTCGAACCTGGGCTTAAACTGGGCTATCCTAGGAGTTCATGCGGGGGTCTATTTAGCGATCGCCCTCTGGCAACTCAAACGCAAAGACACCCTCTAA
- a CDS encoding ABC-ATPase domain-containing protein — protein sequence MTDAQHLEDLLLNLDGRGYKAYKDLRGQYQFPDFKLTIDYVQGDPFAAPSQLSVWVPMSVAGFPEHLYASLSREIALRDYLTRAFSQACRQLSQKRGTGKSGAIAVCRLGQEVLARTSAFVNPNGVEIRFTVGLPAQGRRILGRQAAEMLCDDIPELVDRALIYQNLDAAAIQQQVETIEDADWLRSQLSQNNLIAFVADGSILPRRSGVDARPLETNAVPFESPESLRVTFNRPNGGPISGMGIPRGVTLIVGGGYHGKSTLLRAIELGVYNRIPGDGREFVVTDDAAVKIRAEDGRSVRGVDISTFINNLPQGQSTRSFSTENASGSTSQAANIIEAIEAGARVLLIDEDTSATNFTIRDRRMQELIAKEHEPITPFVDRVRPLFDEQGISTILVMGGSGDYFEAADTAIAMTHYRPQNVTEQVKDIAAKYHTGRQPDPQSPLTPPTPRYLLPDSLDPSRGKRAVKWQVRDDDEIIFGSDEIDLSAVEQLVDTGQLRAIAEAMVYLKQDYPHSNQTLAQLLDDIEGAIASQGLDILSPFPVGTLAQFRRFELAAALNRLRSIDIKH from the coding sequence ATGACTGACGCACAACATCTCGAAGATCTCCTCCTCAACCTCGATGGACGGGGCTATAAAGCCTATAAAGACTTGCGGGGACAGTACCAATTTCCCGACTTTAAACTGACCATTGACTATGTTCAAGGAGATCCCTTCGCCGCACCGAGTCAGTTGAGCGTCTGGGTTCCCATGAGCGTCGCTGGCTTTCCCGAACATCTCTACGCCAGTCTCTCCCGAGAAATCGCCCTACGGGATTACCTAACCCGAGCCTTTTCTCAGGCCTGTCGTCAACTGAGTCAGAAACGGGGAACCGGCAAAAGTGGGGCGATCGCCGTCTGTCGTCTCGGTCAAGAAGTCCTAGCACGAACCTCTGCATTTGTCAACCCTAACGGCGTAGAAATCCGCTTCACCGTGGGACTTCCCGCCCAAGGACGGCGCATTTTAGGGCGACAGGCCGCCGAAATGCTCTGTGATGACATCCCAGAACTGGTCGATCGCGCCCTCATCTACCAAAACCTGGACGCCGCCGCCATCCAACAACAGGTCGAAACCATCGAAGATGCCGACTGGCTGCGATCGCAACTCTCCCAGAACAACCTCATCGCCTTCGTCGCCGACGGCTCAATCCTACCCCGCCGCAGTGGCGTGGATGCCCGTCCCCTAGAGACCAACGCCGTCCCCTTTGAATCTCCCGAATCCCTACGAGTCACCTTCAACCGGCCCAACGGCGGACCCATCAGCGGCATGGGCATTCCCCGAGGGGTTACCCTGATTGTCGGTGGCGGCTATCATGGCAAATCCACCCTCCTACGGGCCATTGAACTGGGAGTCTATAACCGCATTCCCGGAGATGGCCGGGAATTTGTCGTCACCGATGACGCCGCCGTGAAAATTCGCGCCGAAGATGGTCGTTCCGTGCGTGGCGTGGATATCTCCACCTTCATCAACAACTTACCCCAAGGACAAAGCACTCGCAGCTTCTCCACAGAAAACGCCAGTGGGAGTACCTCTCAAGCCGCCAACATCATCGAAGCCATCGAAGCCGGGGCCCGAGTCTTACTCATCGACGAAGACACCTCCGCCACCAACTTCACCATTCGCGATCGCCGAATGCAAGAATTGATTGCCAAAGAACATGAACCCATTACCCCCTTCGTCGATCGCGTCCGTCCCCTCTTTGACGAACAAGGGATTTCCACCATTCTCGTCATGGGAGGAAGTGGCGATTACTTCGAGGCGGCCGATACGGCGATCGCCATGACCCATTATCGCCCCCAAAACGTCACCGAGCAAGTGAAAGACATTGCCGCCAAGTACCACACCGGCCGCCAACCGGACCCCCAATCTCCCCTAACCCCTCCCACCCCTCGCTATCTCCTCCCCGACAGTCTCGACCCCAGTCGGGGCAAACGGGCCGTCAAATGGCAAGTGCGAGATGACGATGAAATCATCTTTGGAAGCGATGAAATCGACTTATCCGCCGTTGAACAACTCGTCGATACCGGACAGTTGCGGGCCATTGCCGAAGCCATGGTCTATCTCAAACAAGACTATCCCCACAGCAATCAGACCCTGGCCCAACTCTTAGATGACATCGAAGGGGCGATCGCCTCCCAAGGCTTAGATATTCTCTCCCCCTTCCCCGTAGGAACGTTAGCCCAATTCCGTCGTTTTGAACTCGCCGCCGCCTTAAACCGCCTCCGCTCCATTGACATAAAACACTGA
- a CDS encoding fasciclin domain-containing protein: MNSKRRFQWLTGAMVLLSASTLTINPSHADMTASEPAQPLESEVAQMGVGNLVDSLVGEGDMNTLLQLAELAGMADTLANDGPFTLFAPTDQAFQDLPQSVVNALTDPENRDLLQDVLGMHVVPEVLEANDIGNQLLNTLNGPVNARVQGSRVNVGPARVIDTDIPADNGVIHKIDTVIIPNDVQSRLEERTTTTTTTTETETTTTTPAPTPSPTPTPQSAPQTFPVTW; the protein is encoded by the coding sequence ATGAACTCTAAGCGTCGATTTCAATGGCTGACTGGGGCGATGGTACTCCTGAGTGCTAGCACCTTGACCATCAACCCCAGCCATGCTGACATGACGGCTAGTGAGCCGGCCCAACCGTTGGAGAGCGAAGTCGCTCAAATGGGTGTCGGGAATCTTGTTGACTCTCTGGTAGGTGAAGGAGATATGAACACGCTCCTACAACTGGCGGAGTTAGCGGGTATGGCAGATACTCTCGCTAACGATGGTCCTTTTACGTTGTTTGCCCCGACGGACCAAGCCTTCCAGGATTTGCCCCAATCTGTGGTTAACGCTCTAACCGATCCTGAGAACCGTGATTTGTTGCAGGATGTCTTAGGGATGCACGTTGTACCGGAGGTTCTGGAAGCCAATGATATCGGCAACCAACTCTTGAACACCCTCAATGGTCCGGTGAATGCTAGGGTTCAGGGGAGTCGGGTTAATGTTGGCCCGGCTCGGGTGATTGATACTGATATTCCGGCTGACAATGGGGTTATCCACAAGATTGATACGGTGATTATCCCTAACGATGTACAATCCCGCTTAGAGGAACGCACCACCACCACCACTACCACGACGGAAACCGAAACAACCACGACTACCCCCGCACCCACCCCTAGCCCCACTCCCACGCCTCAGTCCGCACCTCAGACTTTCCCGGTGACTTGGTAA
- a CDS encoding zinc ribbon domain-containing protein, translating to MPSCPRCQQRVPDDAISCPHCGYQLKAFGHPGIPLHRANPEEPLCLTCTYHLDDSCNFPQRPHAQTCTLYQNLNEPVLPPPPRRKLAPWYRRHPVLVGFFALLAISLLLALVR from the coding sequence ATGCCCTCTTGTCCTCGATGCCAGCAGCGAGTTCCTGACGATGCCATCTCCTGTCCCCATTGTGGCTATCAACTCAAGGCCTTCGGTCATCCAGGGATTCCCCTGCATCGAGCCAATCCCGAGGAACCCCTCTGTCTCACCTGCACCTACCACCTCGACGACAGTTGCAATTTTCCCCAACGGCCCCACGCTCAAACCTGCACCCTCTACCAAAACCTTAACGAGCCAGTCTTACCCCCCCCACCCCGACGCAAACTCGCACCCTGGTATCGCCGCCATCCGGTGCTAGTGGGCTTTTTCGCTCTCCTGGCTATCAGTTTGTTGCTGGCATTGGTGAGATGA